Proteins found in one Amycolatopsis umgeniensis genomic segment:
- a CDS encoding Kelch repeat-containing protein, whose protein sequence is MTTVILAADAWSAAPQYAVAARWHGQHDTAVVLKDATKVLVAGGADAAGVSVKQSAVFDLTAGTWKAAALLGSARQLHTLTPLPNGKALITGGRVGPAGAPLNTAEVFDPEANSWQNVAQNMADGRWGHSAVPLSNGNVLVAGGIGARPGGGLMALRSAEVFNPTAGTWTTVENGMTDARAGHTAVVLQGGAKVLVCGGSVPIGAADDADLAFCELYDTATGKWQPTGSLHHPRSAHTATALSATTVLITGGRAPGATAEGFDPFARATAEVYDLAAGAWQDVAAMPAGRASHRAVAIAEGKVLVVGGADHPANETGYRGALQFSAGAWTPYAGLLEGRWAFSAAASGAKVLVAGGITRTGLAAAEKPVELTTTAERSGA, encoded by the coding sequence ATGACCACCGTCATACTCGCGGCCGACGCGTGGTCGGCCGCCCCCCAGTACGCCGTGGCCGCGCGCTGGCACGGCCAGCACGACACCGCCGTCGTGTTGAAGGACGCCACGAAGGTCCTCGTCGCCGGCGGTGCGGACGCGGCGGGAGTGAGCGTCAAGCAGAGCGCCGTCTTCGACCTGACGGCCGGCACCTGGAAGGCGGCGGCACTGCTGGGATCCGCCCGGCAACTCCACACGCTGACGCCGCTGCCGAACGGAAAGGCGCTGATCACCGGCGGCCGGGTCGGACCGGCCGGGGCGCCGCTGAACACCGCCGAGGTGTTCGACCCGGAGGCCAACTCCTGGCAGAACGTCGCACAGAACATGGCCGACGGCCGCTGGGGACACAGCGCGGTGCCGCTCTCGAACGGGAACGTGCTCGTCGCGGGCGGCATCGGTGCCCGGCCCGGCGGCGGACTGATGGCCTTGCGGTCCGCCGAGGTGTTCAACCCGACCGCCGGGACCTGGACCACCGTCGAGAACGGGATGACCGACGCCCGCGCCGGGCATACGGCGGTCGTCCTGCAGGGCGGCGCGAAGGTGCTCGTGTGTGGCGGAAGTGTGCCGATCGGTGCGGCCGACGACGCGGATCTGGCGTTCTGCGAGCTGTATGACACAGCGACGGGGAAGTGGCAGCCGACCGGGAGCCTGCATCATCCACGCAGCGCGCACACCGCGACAGCGTTGTCGGCCACCACCGTGCTGATCACCGGCGGCCGCGCGCCGGGAGCGACCGCCGAGGGGTTCGACCCCTTCGCCCGCGCCACCGCCGAGGTGTACGACCTGGCCGCCGGGGCGTGGCAGGACGTCGCCGCCATGCCCGCGGGCCGGGCGTCGCACCGTGCGGTCGCGATCGCCGAGGGGAAGGTGCTGGTGGTTGGTGGCGCCGACCACCCCGCCAACGAGACCGGATATCGCGGCGCGCTCCAGTTCTCGGCAGGCGCCTGGACCCCGTACGCCGGGCTGCTCGAGGGCCGGTGGGCGTTCTCGGCGGCGGCGTCCGGCGCGAAGGTGCTGGTCGCGGGCGGGATCACCAGGACCGGGCTCGCGGCCGCGGAGAAACCGGTCGAGCTGACCACGACGGCCGAGCGGAGTGGCGCATGA
- a CDS encoding DUF6603 domain-containing protein — MADRAGTVEQLALELARAIAALGDRMVGERLLDLLAELGTVFPPALVANAQVRAAQDSVATVAKTMAPAAAALESAIASGDTAGIVARSAELLTRCGQIGQAYLALGTAIGTVGPTLPGVPAQQVADLVADLPRKLLDLAILHIVDPAHRLTGLFGLFGLADVSRFDADPANPASIDHQRVRLRLDQLPSFLVDPIGQLGKRFGWGGPVPDGEKLLKALRDLLEAARLPVLFVPAAGGQPARLEAWAVDLTVDGDGLAISVVMPIGVEADKSVEIVAPHWIAELKASGLLPAGTTGSLRPPFRLTLKPPDGAAELRGEVSIRATPTEPMLLLGVAGGSRLEIGGVELKAGLTLAFVDGQVTGVPSIEGDLTGGKLVIDAESADGFIKTLFGGARLEAGFATGFAFDPEHGLRFHGGAGLRVQLPVHLRIGPVDVHALQIIATPGPDGVPVELSANLTAALGPLTAAVERVGLTAEVSFPEGGGNLGPVDVAFGFKPPTGVGLSIDAGIVAGGGFLYFDPERGEYAGALELMFAGFVEVKAIGLITTRMPDGTAGFSLLIVLTAEFGSGIQLGFGFTLLGVGGILGLNRRMDFDALLEGVVSGSIESVMFPKDVVANAPRIISDLRKFFPPENDRFLVGPMAKIGWGTPTLVSVSLGVIVEIPPGNVAILGVLECILPSKDLPLLVLRVDFIGALQVDRSRLWFFAKLFDSRILTMTIDGGMGLLVDWSDNPEFVLSVGGFHPAFTPPPLPFPVPPRLSVDIINMPGRLIRVSGYFAVTSNTVQFGAKAELRLGFGGFGIEGHLSFDALFRFSPFSFVVEISAGVSLKAFGVGFFSIDLYFQLSGPAPWQARGRGSISLLFFEISADFDITWGEERTTTLPPVAVLALLEGELRKLDGWQTRLPAGGADALVTLRPLDPGDDLVLHPLGSLFIHQRAIPLDVRIDRVGAQRPSDGKRFTVEPAVGSGLVKRSATDDQFAMAQFQDMDDAAKLSRPGYEHQEAGLELVAADGALASPRVVRRSARYEMSIIDNEAPSEPPAGFAVRVARTGPKLYRPPPAVFTQFLANNSTSRSPLSQQEARRRQPFAAEDTVQVIGDRFVVAYSRNNHQAFPPANASTTASVFRSAASAEDAMADWIFADPSLAGQLHVLRQADASGSVAAEPGVWSAAGSPPAAVSGTEAVRLSSGAVLVAGGADATGTAVAATSVFDPVARIWTTGTAALSVARRGHTTTKVTGGRVAAVGGRGTNGDLLASAEVFDPATGAWTTPASGLAAARTGHTATFAAGKLLVAGGTDVRGAALASAELFDPATSAWTATAPMSHARTGHVAVLLDTGAVLIVGGATGDRALAFCELYDPAKGTWTATGELLTPRKGHQATLLPNGRVLVTGGDAVPAVPYRVESLASAEVYDPKTGAWTRVADLPGGGRSGHRCVRTPHGAVVVGGVGRPRAVAGYRDAVLFDATSGTWTTTGALAIGRWDFPALDLADGRVFVVGGRALSGPAAPAAAELAATAEVYLP, encoded by the coding sequence ATGGCGGACAGAGCGGGCACGGTGGAACAACTGGCACTCGAACTCGCCAGGGCGATCGCAGCGCTCGGCGACCGGATGGTCGGCGAGCGGCTGCTGGACCTGCTGGCCGAGCTGGGGACCGTGTTCCCGCCCGCGCTGGTGGCGAACGCGCAGGTGCGGGCCGCGCAGGACTCCGTGGCCACGGTGGCGAAGACGATGGCGCCTGCGGCCGCCGCGCTGGAGTCCGCGATCGCGTCGGGCGACACGGCCGGGATCGTCGCGCGGAGCGCGGAACTGCTGACCCGCTGCGGCCAGATCGGGCAGGCCTACCTGGCACTGGGCACCGCCATCGGCACGGTCGGGCCGACACTGCCCGGTGTCCCCGCGCAGCAGGTCGCCGATCTGGTGGCGGACCTGCCTCGAAAGCTTCTCGATCTGGCCATCCTGCACATCGTGGATCCGGCCCACCGGCTGACCGGTCTGTTCGGGTTGTTCGGCCTGGCGGACGTGAGCAGGTTCGACGCCGATCCGGCGAATCCGGCGAGCATCGATCACCAGCGAGTCCGGCTGCGACTGGATCAGCTGCCGTCGTTCCTGGTCGACCCGATCGGTCAGTTGGGTAAGCGATTCGGCTGGGGTGGCCCGGTTCCGGACGGCGAGAAGCTGCTGAAGGCGCTGCGGGATCTTCTCGAAGCGGCGCGGCTGCCGGTGCTGTTCGTACCCGCGGCGGGTGGGCAGCCCGCCCGGCTGGAGGCATGGGCTGTCGACCTCACCGTCGACGGCGACGGGCTCGCGATCAGCGTGGTCATGCCGATCGGTGTCGAGGCGGACAAGTCCGTCGAAATCGTCGCACCGCACTGGATCGCCGAACTGAAGGCGTCGGGCCTGCTGCCCGCCGGGACCACCGGTTCACTACGGCCCCCGTTCCGGTTGACACTGAAACCACCGGACGGCGCCGCGGAACTGCGCGGTGAGGTGTCGATCCGGGCCACCCCGACGGAACCGATGCTGCTGCTCGGTGTCGCGGGTGGCAGCAGACTCGAAATCGGTGGCGTCGAACTGAAAGCCGGTCTCACGCTGGCGTTCGTCGACGGCCAGGTGACCGGTGTGCCCAGCATCGAGGGCGATCTGACCGGCGGCAAGCTGGTGATCGACGCCGAATCCGCCGACGGGTTCATCAAGACCCTCTTCGGTGGCGCGCGCCTGGAGGCCGGGTTCGCCACCGGGTTCGCGTTCGACCCTGAGCACGGGCTGCGGTTCCATGGCGGCGCCGGGCTCAGGGTGCAGCTTCCGGTGCATCTGCGGATCGGCCCGGTCGACGTGCACGCACTGCAGATCATCGCGACGCCGGGTCCTGACGGCGTGCCGGTGGAACTGTCCGCGAACCTCACCGCCGCGCTCGGCCCGCTGACGGCGGCTGTCGAACGGGTGGGTTTGACAGCCGAAGTGAGCTTTCCCGAGGGTGGCGGCAACCTCGGCCCGGTCGACGTGGCGTTCGGGTTCAAGCCGCCGACCGGCGTCGGCCTGTCGATCGACGCCGGCATCGTCGCGGGCGGCGGTTTCCTGTACTTCGACCCGGAACGCGGCGAGTACGCGGGCGCGCTGGAGCTGATGTTCGCCGGTTTCGTCGAGGTCAAGGCGATCGGCCTGATCACGACCAGGATGCCGGACGGCACGGCCGGGTTCTCGCTGTTGATCGTGCTCACCGCCGAGTTCGGGTCGGGTATCCAGCTCGGGTTCGGGTTCACACTGCTGGGGGTCGGCGGCATCCTCGGGCTGAACCGGCGGATGGACTTCGACGCGTTGCTCGAGGGCGTGGTCAGCGGATCGATCGAGTCGGTGATGTTCCCGAAGGACGTGGTGGCGAACGCGCCGAGGATCATCAGCGATCTGCGGAAGTTCTTCCCGCCGGAGAACGACAGGTTTCTCGTCGGGCCGATGGCGAAGATCGGCTGGGGCACGCCGACGCTGGTCAGCGTTTCACTCGGGGTGATCGTCGAGATCCCGCCGGGCAACGTCGCGATCCTCGGTGTCCTGGAGTGCATCCTGCCCAGCAAGGACCTGCCGCTGCTGGTGCTGCGGGTCGACTTCATCGGCGCGCTGCAGGTCGACCGCTCGCGACTGTGGTTCTTCGCGAAGCTGTTCGACTCCCGCATCCTCACCATGACCATCGACGGCGGTATGGGCCTGCTCGTCGACTGGAGCGACAACCCCGAGTTCGTGTTGTCGGTCGGCGGGTTCCACCCCGCGTTCACCCCACCACCGCTGCCGTTCCCGGTGCCGCCGCGGCTGTCGGTCGACATCATCAACATGCCCGGCCGCCTCATCCGGGTGTCCGGCTATTTCGCGGTCACCAGCAACACCGTCCAGTTCGGCGCGAAAGCCGAGCTGCGGCTGGGGTTCGGCGGCTTCGGCATCGAGGGGCACCTCAGCTTCGACGCGTTGTTCCGGTTCTCCCCGTTCTCGTTCGTCGTGGAGATCTCGGCGGGCGTTTCGCTGAAAGCATTCGGCGTCGGGTTCTTCAGCATCGACCTGTACTTCCAGCTGTCGGGCCCCGCACCGTGGCAAGCGCGCGGTCGCGGTTCGATCTCCTTGCTGTTCTTCGAGATCTCGGCTGACTTCGACATCACGTGGGGCGAGGAACGCACGACCACTCTGCCGCCCGTCGCCGTGCTCGCGTTGCTGGAGGGGGAGCTCCGCAAGCTCGATGGCTGGCAGACCAGGCTGCCCGCGGGCGGGGCCGACGCCTTGGTGACACTGCGGCCGCTCGACCCGGGTGACGACCTCGTACTGCATCCACTGGGCAGTCTTTTCATCCACCAGCGGGCCATCCCGCTCGACGTCCGGATCGACCGGGTCGGCGCGCAACGGCCCAGCGATGGCAAACGGTTCACGGTCGAGCCCGCCGTCGGCAGTGGACTGGTCAAGCGGTCGGCGACCGATGACCAGTTCGCCATGGCCCAGTTCCAGGACATGGACGACGCGGCCAAGTTGTCCCGCCCCGGCTACGAACACCAGGAAGCAGGGCTGGAACTGGTGGCCGCAGACGGCGCGCTCGCGTCACCGAGGGTGGTGCGGCGCAGCGCCCGCTACGAGATGTCGATCATCGACAACGAGGCGCCGTCGGAACCCCCGGCGGGTTTCGCCGTGCGAGTGGCACGCACCGGTCCGAAGCTGTACCGGCCGCCGCCCGCGGTGTTCACGCAGTTCCTGGCGAACAACAGCACCTCTCGGTCACCGTTGTCGCAGCAGGAGGCAAGGCGACGGCAGCCGTTCGCCGCCGAGGACACCGTGCAGGTCATCGGTGATCGGTTCGTCGTCGCGTATTCGCGGAACAATCACCAGGCGTTCCCGCCCGCGAACGCGAGCACGACGGCGTCGGTTTTCCGCAGCGCCGCTTCCGCCGAGGACGCCATGGCGGACTGGATTTTCGCGGATCCGTCACTCGCCGGGCAGCTGCACGTGTTGCGGCAGGCCGACGCGAGCGGCAGCGTGGCAGCCGAACCGGGTGTGTGGTCGGCGGCCGGGTCTCCACCGGCCGCCGTGTCCGGGACCGAAGCGGTTCGGCTGTCCAGCGGCGCGGTGCTCGTGGCGGGTGGCGCGGACGCCACCGGCACGGCGGTCGCCGCGACGTCGGTGTTCGACCCGGTCGCGCGGATCTGGACGACCGGGACCGCGGCGCTGTCGGTGGCTCGACGCGGGCACACCACCACGAAGGTGACCGGTGGCCGGGTGGCCGCGGTCGGCGGGCGCGGTACGAACGGCGACCTGCTGGCGTCGGCCGAGGTCTTCGACCCCGCGACCGGCGCGTGGACCACCCCGGCGAGTGGGCTCGCCGCGGCGCGGACCGGTCACACGGCCACGTTCGCGGCAGGCAAGCTGCTGGTCGCCGGTGGCACGGACGTCCGGGGCGCGGCGCTGGCGTCGGCCGAACTGTTCGATCCCGCCACGTCGGCCTGGACCGCGACCGCGCCGATGAGTCACGCCAGAACCGGGCACGTCGCCGTCCTGCTGGACACCGGCGCGGTGCTCATCGTCGGTGGCGCGACCGGCGACCGGGCACTCGCGTTCTGCGAGCTGTACGACCCGGCCAAAGGAACGTGGACGGCGACCGGCGAACTGCTCACCCCACGCAAGGGCCACCAGGCGACCCTTCTGCCGAACGGCCGGGTGCTGGTCACCGGCGGCGACGCCGTGCCCGCCGTTCCGTACCGGGTCGAGAGCCTGGCGTCGGCCGAGGTGTACGACCCGAAAACCGGGGCCTGGACACGCGTCGCGGATCTGCCGGGTGGCGGCCGCAGCGGACACCGCTGTGTCCGGACCCCGCACGGCGCCGTGGTCGTCGGTGGTGTCGGCAGGCCTCGCGCCGTCGCCGGATACCGGGACGCCGTCTTGTTCGACGCGACGTCCGGCACGTGGACGACGACCGGCGCACTCGCCATCGGGCGCTGGGACTTCCCTGCGCTCGACCTGGCCGATGGCCGGGTGTTCGTGGTCGGCGGCCGGGCACTGTCCGGTCCCGCGGCGCCGGCGGCGGCCGAACTGGCCGCCACCGCCGAGGTCTATCTGCCATGA
- a CDS encoding L,D-transpeptidase family protein → MTEQQTSCGGARPRAVHALLAMVLVVLPLSGCGTGTGGAAEAPVAALPPSPEALAALPEANTFGKLETAPADPATPLPAGGEVLHPTTDAAVYRAPGAEPIARLPETQIGSPTWVPVIARQGDWAQVLLPVRPNGATGWLHATPETVESAHNDFQVTVDLSEFRLEILEGGKPAGSWSIGTGRPEHPTPTGRAFILASIKESVNTYSPIVLPLSSHSDSHETFGGGPGTVGMHTWPDESFVRKATSDGCIRVTREALNRLVELPLGTVVQIT, encoded by the coding sequence ATGACCGAACAGCAGACCTCTTGCGGTGGCGCACGCCCTCGTGCGGTTCATGCGCTCCTCGCCATGGTGCTGGTGGTGCTGCCGCTGTCCGGCTGCGGCACCGGCACAGGCGGCGCGGCCGAGGCCCCCGTCGCCGCGCTGCCGCCGTCACCCGAGGCCTTGGCCGCACTGCCCGAAGCGAACACCTTCGGCAAGCTGGAAACCGCACCCGCCGACCCGGCCACCCCGCTCCCCGCCGGCGGTGAAGTGCTGCACCCGACGACGGACGCCGCGGTCTACCGCGCCCCGGGCGCGGAACCGATCGCCCGGTTGCCGGAGACCCAGATCGGCTCGCCGACGTGGGTTCCGGTGATCGCCCGCCAGGGCGACTGGGCACAGGTGCTGCTGCCGGTACGGCCCAACGGCGCGACCGGCTGGCTGCACGCCACACCGGAAACCGTCGAATCGGCGCACAACGATTTCCAGGTCACGGTGGACCTCAGCGAGTTCCGCTTGGAAATCCTCGAAGGAGGCAAGCCGGCCGGCTCGTGGTCCATCGGCACCGGCAGGCCCGAGCACCCCACGCCCACCGGCCGCGCGTTCATCCTCGCCTCGATCAAGGAGAGCGTGAACACCTACAGCCCGATCGTGTTGCCGCTGAGCAGCCATTCCGATTCGCACGAAACCTTCGGTGGCGGGCCCGGCACGGTCGGCATGCACACCTGGCCGGACGAAAGCTTCGTTCGCAAGGCAACCAGCGACGGTTGCATCCGGGTCACCCGCGAGGCGCTGAACCGCCTCGTGGAGTTGCCGCTCGGCACCGTCGTGCAGATCACCTGA
- a CDS encoding choice-of-anchor P family protein yields MSPRTTGVLACTAAACLVLAATPATAAPAESAYALAASGLVKIPRTPAVSGPGKESLASVALPNPGPALISAQALNAEVKPGHAKSSVVGLSLNLGVLPTGAALPGLSAGVVKSECRDGKGSVSIANLKVGGKTIELDQVPPNTTVPLASLLELVVNKQTPNADGTLTVTAVSAKILGKTQTLDIASSTCAKSPGDTPPTKPADKPRPGGKAPKPTPVSAHLDVTG; encoded by the coding sequence TTGTCCCCTCGTACAACCGGCGTGCTCGCCTGCACGGCCGCGGCCTGTCTCGTCCTCGCCGCCACTCCCGCCACGGCCGCCCCGGCCGAGTCCGCGTACGCCCTCGCCGCGTCCGGTCTGGTCAAGATCCCCCGCACGCCCGCCGTTTCCGGGCCAGGCAAGGAATCGCTCGCTTCGGTGGCACTGCCGAACCCTGGCCCGGCACTGATCAGCGCACAGGCGCTGAACGCCGAAGTGAAGCCGGGGCACGCGAAATCGAGTGTCGTCGGCCTCTCGCTGAACCTCGGCGTTCTGCCCACCGGAGCCGCGCTGCCCGGCCTCAGCGCCGGGGTCGTCAAGTCCGAATGCCGTGACGGCAAGGGTTCGGTGTCGATCGCGAACCTGAAGGTCGGCGGCAAGACGATCGAACTCGACCAGGTCCCGCCGAACACCACCGTCCCGCTGGCGTCGCTGCTCGAACTGGTGGTGAACAAGCAGACTCCGAACGCGGACGGCACGCTCACCGTGACCGCCGTGTCGGCCAAGATCCTCGGCAAGACACAGACTCTCGACATCGCGTCGTCCACCTGCGCCAAGTCCCCTGGCGACACACCGCCCACGAAGCCCGCCGACAAGCCCCGGCCGGGCGGGAAGGCGCCCAAACCCACCCCGGTTTCCGCGCACCTCGACGTCACCGGCTGA
- a CDS encoding ATP-grasp domain-containing protein: MTRPEPATKNPDKGYVALLGWSLNAVEALDRFDRRYVVVAPDWAEKYCVEHDIPYLPWNFERLNDRSLEIAETLQREGVDVAIPLFEETVEWAGAINSVLLDNPRLFGQAMLLRDKSLMKRRAQLGGIRVGIFEEAHDRDDVIRFLKRVNQTLLKLDGDPNDPIHLKAFDKAGCLGHRIVRTPDDVDAIPEEEFPVLMESHLDGWEFAVEAWIHNGKIKFLNISEYVTLGYSVFVPATPELERYRPQITAQIEKLIKTFDIEFGFVHPEYFVTNDGEMYFGEVAYRPPGFKVFELLERAYGFNAYQGLALAFDPKTTEEEIDAFFPREVEDAAGVAGCFGVYPRRRVVSELRIPPETEDHDYYESHDLSAPLEETVTKRTAFGTHWGLLYFFGEDSYRMRDLLKQQEEFDFYV, from the coding sequence ATGACACGACCCGAACCGGCCACGAAGAATCCAGACAAAGGGTACGTGGCTCTTTTAGGGTGGAGCCTGAACGCCGTGGAGGCGCTCGACCGGTTCGATCGACGGTACGTCGTCGTGGCGCCGGACTGGGCCGAGAAGTACTGCGTGGAACACGATATCCCTTATCTGCCATGGAATTTCGAGCGGCTCAACGATCGCTCGCTGGAGATCGCCGAGACGCTGCAGCGCGAAGGCGTCGACGTCGCGATCCCGCTGTTCGAGGAAACCGTGGAGTGGGCCGGAGCGATCAACTCCGTGCTGCTGGACAACCCGCGCCTGTTCGGCCAGGCCATGCTGCTGCGGGACAAGTCCCTGATGAAGCGCCGCGCACAACTGGGCGGGATCCGGGTCGGGATCTTCGAGGAGGCCCACGACCGCGACGACGTGATCCGGTTCCTGAAGCGCGTCAACCAGACGCTGCTCAAGCTCGACGGCGATCCGAACGACCCGATCCACCTGAAGGCCTTCGACAAGGCCGGCTGCCTCGGGCACCGCATCGTCCGCACCCCCGACGACGTCGACGCGATCCCGGAGGAGGAGTTCCCGGTACTGATGGAGTCGCATCTCGATGGCTGGGAATTCGCCGTCGAGGCGTGGATCCACAACGGCAAGATCAAGTTCCTGAACATCTCCGAGTATGTGACCCTGGGTTACTCGGTGTTCGTGCCGGCCACCCCCGAGCTGGAGCGGTACCGGCCGCAGATCACCGCGCAGATCGAGAAGCTGATCAAGACCTTCGACATCGAGTTCGGCTTCGTGCACCCGGAGTACTTCGTCACGAACGACGGTGAGATGTACTTCGGCGAGGTCGCCTACCGGCCGCCGGGCTTCAAGGTGTTCGAGCTGCTCGAACGCGCCTACGGCTTCAATGCCTACCAGGGGCTGGCGCTGGCTTTCGACCCGAAGACGACCGAGGAAGAGATCGATGCCTTCTTCCCGCGGGAGGTCGAAGACGCCGCCGGGGTCGCGGGCTGTTTCGGGGTTTACCCGCGCCGCCGGGTGGTCAGCGAGCTGCGGATCCCGCCGGAAACCGAGGATCACGACTACTACGAGTCACACGACCTGTCGGCTCCGCTCGAGGAGACGGTGACCAAGCGGACAGCGTTCGGTACCCACTGGGGCCTGTTGTACTTCTTCGGCGAAGATTCCTATCGGATGCGAGACCTGCTGAAGCAACAGGAAGAGTTCGACTTCTACGTCTGA
- a CDS encoding VOC family protein encodes MTVQLNHTIINATDRAATAEFLVSILGLPEPAEFGPFLVVQTGNGVSLDVMRSTEEFSRQHYAFLVEENEFDTIFGRIREGGLPYWAGPGHRGEGEINTNDGGRGVYFDDPDGHVLEILTRPYGSGDEQ; translated from the coding sequence ATGACAGTGCAGCTGAACCACACCATCATCAACGCCACCGACCGAGCCGCCACGGCGGAGTTTCTGGTCTCGATCCTCGGGCTGCCCGAGCCCGCCGAGTTCGGCCCCTTCCTGGTCGTCCAGACCGGCAACGGAGTCTCGCTCGATGTCATGCGCAGCACCGAAGAGTTCTCCAGGCAGCACTATGCGTTCTTGGTCGAGGAGAACGAGTTCGACACGATCTTCGGAAGGATCCGCGAAGGAGGCCTGCCGTACTGGGCGGGGCCGGGGCACCGCGGCGAGGGCGAGATCAACACCAATGACGGCGGCCGAGGCGTGTACTTCGACGACCCAGACGGTCACGTGCTGGAGATTCTCACGCGCCCGTACGGATCCGGCGATGAACAGTGA